The DNA window AAGTTTATTCGTTTTTTCTGTTACAAAGATTGGTAGGAGAAAATTTGCTTTCTCTAACCAAAAAATGGTTCCTCAAAATTAAGTCCATATTATTCGACACCGATAGCTCAATAGCAAGGGATTTGGGCTATGCAAGTTGTAAATAATACTCCTAGGATCATTCACTCGAAAAGTACATAGACTTGGCCAATACAAACTTACAAGTCTTTAAAGTTTTCATagatgtttatttatttatacatatCAAACAGACAAAATAAACtgacattcaaattttgcaaGTTATTCAGGCATCATATTCAGGCTCCTCGGCCCATAATCTGCTCTCCTGGTGGAATCATGACCAAGACTGGATGGGCATTGAATCCAGGGTGATGAAGCCTGCGACGAACCTCACGACCTTCCTGACAAAGGGCGCATGCATGGCAGAAGACATGGGTTGCGAAGTCACAGGCTGTTTCACACTGCTCACGTTGCGCCTCATCCTCCACAAAGCTTCCACAGCACCCACATGATCTGGCAAGCGCTTCACAGCTTCCCTATTGACATCAAATGACCCAATATTTATGCAAagacctcacaacccaactatAAAATGATCCCAACACTTAATATAGAGGAATTTACAATTTAAAGCAAGTTTGAACTCAATTTACATTTCTCCACTGATAACGCTTAAAAGTAAAACCAGCTAAAACCCCTTGAAAGGGGTCAAAATAATAGCCaatgaaaaacaaaatcatCGCTTGGACAGACAGAAAAGTGATAATTCAAGCAACAATCATAGGCAGACCAATCTACAAGTATACTCATCAGGGATCTGGTGTCATTATCATAAGTGAACAATGGACGACGCTGTAAGAACTATGGATGCAGTTATTGCAAGTCCACGCGTTCTAACACACTAGTATAGACAAATGGTAAGAAAGGTGCTTCATAATAAGAAAGATGCTTCATAGACAAGTGGTAAGGTAGCAAGGAACTCAAGCTGTGCTACCTTTTTCCTTAGTGAATGTGACAAGCTGAAGCTAGTTCAATATCAACACAACCACTCAGCAGGTTTGTCATTCAAAACAACTTCCGCCTATAACCCATGATTCCAAGACCAATACACAAAGGATAGTTCAAATACTAAGTGAGAAGTTGAGACTCAACTCTTCAATGGTCATCTATAGTGAAAGTGTCAACATATGAGCTAGTGTGAACCAAATGTTTTGTGCCTTCTGTGACAATTCTCAATGCCTGAGAACATTTCTACAACATGCAAGCTAAATCTGCATGCTTGAGCGTGCAAGTGTGTTGGTGGAGTAAGAGGGAGAGAAATTTCAAGGACAATGAATGAAGCTATACTTCTAAATAAGTCAGTGCACCTACATAAAAAGTCAATCGTTGCATCTGCCCCCAATATTTCAGCTTGTTTAGGACATTTGTTTTGTCAGCATAGCACTCAAAAACCAGCACTAAACTTTCTTAATGCCCCTAAACTTTCTTAATTGCAAGGCATTTACCTATTAATATTTTGACCAAGGCATCATTGTTCAACTGGACCAAACTCCATAAAAGACAAAGAAAGAACACAGTTTCTTGAAATACAAGCAATGGCATACCTCCAAATTGAACTTTCGGCGGATAGCAGTACGGCTGGAGTATGAAAACCAGGGTGCTAAGCAGTTCCAGCCAAAAAGGGAATTCCCAATCAGGTACAGACCTGTGTAAGGCAAGCAGTGATTTGCGAAAGCCCCTGGCGCTGATCCAAGTCTTTCAGCATTGCTACCATAGAGAACACAAGGTGCCACACTTCCTAGCAGACCTGTTCCATGTCACTACATTTTAGTGCTAGAGACAAGGTAAGGGAAGAAAGGAAATGATAGCATACCAAAAGCTACACTAGAGGACATCAAACCAAAAAACAATGCAAAAACAACATGGTAAAAAATCAACTACCAACAACTGAACTGGAAAGGCAGCCACCCTTGCAATAGGGGTTATTCACCCAAATATTGTCTTTTCTATtggaaattaaaataatattgttGGGTTTAACAGGTTTGCACAATTATGAAAGTCAGGCTTAAATTGTCTAAGACCAAAACGTttatttcttcttctcttcatcAAAATTCATCTTGGCCCTTAATTTTTCAGCAAATCTCAATCTTCTGCCTCCTTTCTTCATCAGTTTTGAGTTTGCCTATCTGCCCTTTTGCAATCTATCTTGGTTCTCACTTTTGGCTGCTCTGCTAGCCTTCAAGCTGAAATTAAGGTCACGATGCCTATCTCACAAGGTGATTTTTGcctaaaatttaaaaactaatttGTCATTTTGGGAGGGAGACAAACATACAATGAGCATCATATTGCTTGTATATTATTTCCTTGTCTTTTCCTCTGAAAAAAGGACAATAATATGGCCTCCTTCCAAggtaaagaagaaaaatatctGAGGGCATTGGAAGTCCACTCGATTTCTTAGGAGTCGACTTTAACTTCAAAGTCGATCGCCTAGAAGCCgacttcaaaatcaacaatgctttctaattttttgatacaaaaaaggCAACATTCAGATGTTTAAATACTCGTCTAAGTTGATATTAGCTCTAAGATCAGCAATCaatgaaaaaaaacaaaaaaataaaatcaggAAACCAATAACTCATCGAAAATCGAATGTTCAaaggatttctttttttttttttttggtccaaaaagaaaaggacgaAGAAGAGAAATAGGTAATAAATTTAAGAAGAAATGCTCACAAACTTCAAGATCGCTGCTGCAAAAGTCATCATTCCTGCCCAGACAGGCGCAGAGGCTGGAGTCCCAGTGGGCCCTACCCATCATAGGCTCCCCCATGACGCTCCCATGGCTGAGTGGCAGACCATTGGCGGTCCAACTCATCGGAATGGGAGGAGCTGATTTCTTAGCTGCATCGGGCGCCTTGCCGTCGGCGGATTTGGTGGGGTAAACAGCTTCATTCTGGCTGAGGTCTTTTTCCACTTTAGACTCTTGTTGCTTAGGCAAAAGAGGACTCGATTCCTCGGAATTGGCCATTATTAGGGATCCAGGAACTACACTATATTCCTCAGAAAATCCTGAAAATAAGGAGGAAGGAGATTTGGTATTTTGGGAGCTAAAGAAACTTAACAACAAAGATTGGGAGAAACGTACGAATAGGGAGAGTGGTGAAAGATTGGAAAAGGTCAACTAACTCAGCAAAAGTCGGTggaatttattttgtttttttaattttgttaaaattctttttccctctttcaGATTCTCCTCTCGCGGGCCCGCAAGCGTTCCATTTGGGCCTCCCTGAGTTTTGTCCAATTTGGGCGGAACGAAGCACTGAACCTCAAAACCCATAAAAATTTCGCACACTGGAATGGGAGTGTTTagatacaaatttttttttttttagcaaatcttatatacactgacagtatatacataTCTTCGTTGAATTCATGatatatgtgtaaaaattgaatttcaaattcaaattttacaaatttgtCATTCATCTAAcgttgacagtgtatacactgtcagtgtaggaaaaattaatcctttttttttttggaaaaatcgtTTAAAATATGCTTTATATTTCactaaataaattttttcacctttcacttttaaaatattaattctACATCttttacaaattcaaatcaacAAAATTTGATCTTAACCTAGGTTTTTTACTACTTTTTAGTTTGAAATTACCACATGATTCACATACGATTATTTTTTAGGTACAAAAATGTTAGATTCCATTTGTTTAGGCGCAAAAATGAATGCGGACCAGGtcaaattttactttttttagGAGAAAAATGAATATAATTCAAGTCATATTCTAGTTTTCTTTTAGAggcaaaaatgaatataaatcgAGTCATTTGTTTAATTACAAATAGTATCTAACCTTTTTTACGTTAAAAAATGATCATATGTGAGTCACATAATGGATACAGGGTAAAAAAAATGATCAGAAATATAAGTTGGAACCAAATTACTgacttaaatttataaatatgtGAAATTAATATCTTAAAAGTGATTAATGAAAAAGTTCATTTGGTCAAATGTGAGTGAGGTTTTGAATGATTatcatatttttaaaatttctctTTCATTGTTGTGATACAGTGAACAAGTCAACCAATCACCTCTACTTTAATGTGAACAATTGTGGGAAGATGAAAATTTCAGGTTAGGAATTTTCCTCTATAAACTGGGTAAATATTTCTCATATCTTGATGGATTTGAAGCTTTTTATGTCGTTTTTGGGATCGATTGGTCTCGGCGAAGCTGGCTAACAGTGATGGCGATTGACTTTTCCCGTTATGATGGTGTTGGCTTTTGCAATTTTGAAGCATATTGAAGAACTGGTAGAGAAGAAGGTATGATATCAATTTTATATTTTGACCCACAAAGTTTTGCCCCTCTTAGTTTGACCTAGAAAAATATAATATACAACACATTTGACCTAGAGAAAATGTTGGATGTATTTACGTAAGGGTACAACAAtagtcaaaaaaaagaaaggtaagGGTATAAATAGCACTTCAACTGACGCTGAT is part of the Coffea eugenioides isolate CCC68of chromosome 6, Ceug_1.0, whole genome shotgun sequence genome and encodes:
- the LOC113774386 gene encoding cell number regulator 8, which codes for MANSEESSPLLPKQQESKVEKDLSQNEAVYPTKSADGKAPDAAKKSAPPIPMSWTANGLPLSHGSVMGEPMMGRAHWDSSLCACLGRNDDFCSSDLEVCLLGSVAPCVLYGSNAERLGSAPGAFANHCLPYTGLYLIGNSLFGWNCLAPWFSYSSRTAIRRKFNLEGSCEALARSCGCCGSFVEDEAQREQCETACDFATHVFCHACALCQEGREVRRRLHHPGFNAHPVLVMIPPGEQIMGRGA